The Brassica napus cultivar Da-Ae chromosome C7, Da-Ae, whole genome shotgun sequence genome has a segment encoding these proteins:
- the LOC106408633 gene encoding phosphatidylinositol/phosphatidylcholine transfer protein SFH2: protein MALLMWIVGVMRLTKNMPRRLAKANVYPDGVRVMPTQEEYVAMAKKMADLEEKYDSVDAQVVVSPEKEKVLDAALGCVDQLQLQLSETKKALDEIMTRQHQMMAFVDKKKKKKRKFLLKGCFGGVSSASSL, encoded by the exons ATGGCACTATTGATGTGGATAGTGGGAGTCATGAGGCTAACCAAGAACATGCCAAGGAGACTCGCCAAGGCGAATGTGTACCCAGACGGAGTGAGGGTTATGCCGACGCAGGAGGAGTATGTGGCGATGGCGAAGAAGATGGCAGATCTTGAGGAGAAATACGATTCCGTGGATGCTCAGGTTGTGGTTTCTCCGGAGAAGGAGAAGGTTCTCGACGCTGCACTTGGTTGTGTTGACCAGCTTCAGCTTCAGTTGTCCGAAACCAAGAAG GCGCTGGACGAGATAATGACGAGGCAACATCAGATGATGGCATTCGtcgacaagaaaaagaaaaagaagaggaag TTCTTACTGAAAGGCTGCTTCGGTGGAGTATCTTCAGCCTCCAGCTTGTAA
- the LOC106407118 gene encoding uncharacterized protein LOC106407118: MGNACCVAARDKMVLVVPPNSSAAETERRRHSPPWSFRWDNNNNNNNNRGGGGGRVAGEDSSLSWLSDDRSFPRCSSMNTVFEQKENVSTEAAPPSYPPPPRLSLSLASQPSSFPPSPLPSHPASSSTLQLTQCPRLSKQLSDGHIYGINSLSRSSPTEERLGTPFRYDSSQSRPSEGWSRQAFSEMMSSSRCNEPLSYDNGCFGLERDKIDHHSNRMSNHQKQTCGACARPLSEKSLWSSQNIFMTNELSVSAILACGHVYHGECLEQMTPEIDKFDPSCPICTLGEKQTAMLSEKALKVEMNLKAKRLRNRVLDSDFECDDFVMFDQSHMASAAESPKLVSSSSVKSYSAKPFLARHFSFGSRGNSKSTKDDLPVRKKGFFWTKSSKI, from the exons ATGGGGAATGCGTGTTGTGTTGCTGCTCGTGACAAAATGGTCCTCGTCGTGCCTCCTAACTCATCAGCTGCTGAGACTGAGAGGAGGAGGCATTCTCCTCCTTGGAGTTTCCGCTgggataataataataataataataataatagaggaggaggaggaggacgtGTTGCTGGTGAAGACTCCTCTCTTAGCTGGTTATCCGATG ATCGATCATTTCCAAGATGCTCTTCCATGAATACAGTCTTCGAGCAG AAAGAAAATGTTTCAACAGAAGCTGCACCACCTTCATATCCACCTCCTCCACGATTGTCTCTTTCACTGGCTTCCCAACCGTCTTCTTTCCCACCTTCACCACTTCCTTCCCACCCTGCAAGTTCATCCACACTTCAGCTGACACAGTGCCCTCGTCTATCAAAGCAACTCTCAGATGGTCATATCTATGGAATTAACTCACTAAGCAGAAGCTCACCAACTGAAGAGAGGCTGGGAACTCCTTTCAGATATGATTCTTCTCAGAGTCGACCATCGGAAGGTTGGTCACGGCAAGCCTTTTCTGAAATGATGTCATCTTCTCGCTGCAACGAGCCTTTGTCTTATGATAATGGCTGCTTTGGCCTTGAACGTGACAAGATTGACCATCATAGCAACCGAATGTCCAATCATCAGAAGCAAACCTGTGGTGCATGCGCTAGACCCTTGTCAGAGAAATCCTTGTGGAGCAGCCAAAATATCTTTATGACCAATGAGCTCTCTGTGTCTGCAATTCTAGCTTGTGGGCATGTCTATCATGGTGAGTGTTTAGAGCAGATGACGCCAGAAATCGATAAGTTCGACCCATCATGCCCAATCTGTACATTGGGGGAGAAGCAAACAGCGATGCTGTCAGAGAAAGCATTGAAAGTGGAGATGAATTTGAAAGCTAAAAGACTCAGAAACAGAGTTTTGGACAGTGATTTTGAGTGCGACGATTTTGTAATGTTTGATCAGAGCCACATGGCTTCAGCAGCCGAGAGCCCTAAACTGGTATCGAGTTCGAGCGTCAAGAGCTATTCCGCAAAGCCTTTCTTGGCTCGACATTTCTCTTTTGGGTCCAGAGGTAACAGTAAATCCACTAAAGATGATCTTCCTGTCAGAAAGAAAGGCTTCTTCTGGACCAAATCCAGCAAAATATGA
- the LOC106407116 gene encoding probable receptor-like protein kinase At4g39110: MIDDHTLHQITTYSKKTGHTYNNSPFLSLMIFFFVWLFSSTTRYPTISPHYFLYLFFLIPLSSLFPSHPGRMETRKKPIFDFSPKPSMALLMAILLFLSGSVASAAGPATGFKPADDILIDCGSKSSSKTPDGKVFKSDQDTVQYIEAKDDIQVSAPPSDKVASPIYLTARIFREEAIYKFHLNRPGWHWVRLHFLAFPNDKFDLQQATFSVLTEKYVLLHNFKITNNNNDSQAVLQKEYLVNITDAQFSLRFRPMKTSAAFINAIEVVSAPDELISDSGTALFPVNGLSGLSDYAYQSVYRVNVGGPLIMPQNDTLGRTWIPDKEFLKDENLAKDVKTTPSAIKYPPGITPLIAPQTVYATAAEMADSHTIAPNFNVSWNFPSNPSFNYLIRLHFCDIVSKSLNDLYFNVYINGKTAISGLDLSTVAGDLSAPYYKDIVVNATLMSPELLVQISPMGEDTGTPNAILNGVEVLKMSNSVNSLDGEFGVDGRTTGMGKHGMVATAGFVMMFGAFIGLGAMVYKWKKRPQDWQKRNSFSSWLLPIHAGDSTFMSSKGGSQKSNFYNSTMGLGRSFSLSELQEATKNFEASQIIGVGGFGNVYIATLDDGTKVAVKRGNPQSEQGITEFETEIQMLSKLRHRHLVSLIGYCDENSEMILVYEFMSNGPFRDHLYGKNLAPLTWKQRLEICIGSARGLHYLHTGTAQGIIHRDVKSTNILLDDALVAKVADFGLSKDVAFGQNHVSTAVKGSFGYLDPEYFRRQQLTDKSDVYSFGVVLLEALCARPAINPQLPREQVNLAEWAMQWKRKGMLEKIMDPHLAGTINPESMKKFAEAAEKCLEDYGVDRPSMGDVLWNLEYALQLQEAFTQGKAEETENGEPGVVVPPADTTPITPSVTTNATAAASVPAAPKVEENNGAAEPQAVEEHSGTTMFTQFASLNGR; the protein is encoded by the coding sequence ATGATTGATGATCATACCCTCCACCAAATAACAACATACTCCAAAAAAACTGGCCACACATATAACAACTCACCCTTTCTCTCTTtgatgatctttttttttgtctggcTCTTTTCTTCAACCACACGCTATCCAACAATTTCCCCTCATTACTTCTTATATTTGTTCTTCCTcatccctctctcttctctctttccttCCCACCCAGGAAGGATGGAGACAAGAAAGAAACCAATCTTTGATTTTTCTCCAAAGCCTTCCATGGCTCTCCTCATGGCTATTCTCCTCTTCCTCTCAGGTTCTGTAGCGTCTGCAGCAGGACCTGCTACCGGCTTTAAACCGGCAGATGATATCCTCATTGATTGTGGAAGCAAATCTTCATCCAAAACCCCTGATGGAAAAGTCTTCAAGAGTGACCAAGATACGGTCCAATACATAGAAGCCAAGGATGATATTCAGGTCTCTGCCCCACCTTCAGACAAGGTCGCTTCTCCTATCTACCTAACTGCAAGGATCTTCCGTGAGGAAGCCATCTACAAGTTCCATCTAAACCGACCTGGTTGGCATTGGGTTCGCCTCCATTTCTTGGCCTTCCCTAACGACAAGTTTGATCTCCAACAAGCAACTTTCTCCGTTCTAACGGAGAAGTATGTGTTGCTTCATAACTTTAAGATTACTAACAACAACAATGATAGCCAAGCTGTTCTCCAGAAGGAGTATCTAGTCAACATAACGGATGCACAGTTCTCCCTCAGGTTCAGACCTATGAAAACCTCCGCAGCGTTCATCAACGCTATCGAAGTTGTCTCAGCTCCGGACGAACTGATCTCTGATTCCGGCACAGCCCTTTTCCCGGTTAACGGTCTCTCCGGTCTGTCTGACTACGCTTACCAGTCTGTTTACAGAGTCAACGTTGGTGGTCCTTTGATCATGCCTCAGAATGATACATTAGGAAGAACATGGATACCAGATAAGGAGTTCTTGAAAGATGAGAACCTTGCCAAGGACGTTAAGACGACCCCTTCTGCAATCAAGTACCCTCCAGGAATTACACCTTTGATTGCTCCACAGACGGTTTATGCAACAGCTGCTGAAATGGCTGACTCTCACACCATTGCTCCTAACTTCAACGTCAGCTGGAACTTCCCTTCGAACCCGTCCTTTAACTACCTCATCAGGCTTCACTTCTGTGACATCGTTAGCAAATCTCTCAATGACCTTTACTTCAATGTGTACATCAACGGGAAAACTGCCATTTCTGGGCTGGATTTGTCCACTGTGGCAGGCGATCTCTCAGCTCCTTACTACAAAGACATTGTTGTGAACGCGACGCTTATGAGTCCTGAGCTGCTAGTCCAGATTAGTCCCATGGGAGAAGATACAGGCACTCCAAACGCAATCTTGAATGGAGTTGAGGTCTTGAAGATGAGCAACTCCGTGAACAGCCTTGACGGAGAGTTTGGAGTTGATGGTAGAACCACTGGCATGGGGAAACACGGTATGGTTGCGACCGCTGGGTTTGTGATGATGTTTGGAGCTTTCATTGGGCTTGGAGCCATGGTTTACAAGTGGAAGAAGAGGCCACAAGATTGGCAGAAGAGGAACAGTTTCTCCTCTTGGTTGCTTCCCATACACGCTGGTGACAGCACTTTCATGTCAAGCAAAGGCGGTTCTCAAAAATCAAACTTCTACAACTCAACCATGGGGCTAGGCCGCTCTTTCTCCCTTTCAGAACTTCAAGAAGCCACAAAGAACTTCGAAGCGTCTCAGATTATCGGTGTTGGAGGGTTCGGTAATGTCTATATTGCGACCCTCGACGATGGGACCAAAGTTGCTGTCAAGCGAGGTAACCCGCAGTCTGAACAAGGAATCACTGAGTTTGAGACGGAGATCCAGATGCTTTCTAAGCTCAGACACAGACACTTGGTCTCCTTGATTGGTTACTGTGATGAAAACTCGGAGATGATCTTGGTCTATGAGTTCATGTCCAATGGCCCATTCAGAGATCATTTATACGGAAAGAACCTTGCTCCTTTGACCTGGAAACAGCGTCTTGAGATATGTATCGGTTCTGCTCGCGGGCTTCACTATTTGCACACAGGAACAGCACAAGGGATTATCCACCGTGACGTCAAGTCAACCAACATTCTTCTCGATGATGCTTTAGTTGCTAAGGTGGCTGACTTTGGTCTTTCTAAAGATGTAGCCTTCGGACAGAACCATGTCAGCACGGCGGTGAAAGGAAGTTTCGGTTACCTAGACCCGGAGTACTTTAGGAGACAACAACTTACCGATAAGTCTGATGTTTATTCATTTGGTGTCGTTCTTCTAGAAGCTCTCTGCGCAAGACCAGCCATCAACCCTCAGCTACCAAGAGAACAGGTTAACTTAGCTGAATGGGCTATGCAGTGGAAACGAAAAGGGATGCTTGAGAAGATCATGGATCCTCATTTGGCTGGAACGATAAACCCTGAATCGATGAAGAAGTTTGCGGAAGCTGCTGAGAAGTGTTTGGAAGATTACGGTGTTGATAGGCCATCAATGGGAGATGTTTTGTGGAACTTGGAATATGCTCTTCAGCTTCAAGAGGCATTCACTCAGGGCAAAGCAGAGGAGACTGAGAACGGTGAGCCAGGTGTTGTGGTTCCGCCAGCAGATACAACTCCAATCACTCCTTCAGTCACCACCAACGCGACGGCGGCGGCTAGTGTTCCAGCTGCTCCTAAGGTGGAAGAGAACAATGGTGCAGCCGAGCCTCAGGCTGTGGAGGAACACTCTGGTACAACCATGTTTACTCAGTTTGCTAGCCTTAAcggaagataa